In the genome of Enterobacteriaceae endosymbiont of Donacia marginata, one region contains:
- the rplE gene encoding 50S ribosomal protein L5 yields the protein MSKLYNYYKHKVIKKLMLKFQYKSIMQVPCIKKITLNMGVGKVISDKKYLDNAINDLTIISGQKPLTTKSHKSIAAFKIRKGYPIGCKVTLRKKRMWNFFERLLWVVIPRMRDFRGLSKKSFDHNGNYSIGIKEQIIFPEINFDKIDHIRGLNITITTNNISIKESYSLFKEFKFPFRS from the coding sequence ATGTCAAAATTATATAATTATTATAAACATAAAGTAATAAAAAAATTAATGTTAAAATTTCAATATAAATCTATTATGCAAGTTCCTTGTATAAAAAAAATTACTTTAAATATGGGAGTAGGAAAAGTAATATCTGATAAAAAATATTTAGATAATGCTATAAATGATTTAACTATTATTAGTGGACAAAAACCACTAACAACTAAATCACATAAATCAATCGCAGCTTTTAAAATAAGAAAAGGATATCCAATAGGATGTAAAGTTACTTTAAGAAAAAAAAGAATGTGGAATTTTTTTGAACGTTTATTATGGGTAGTAATACCTAGAATGAGAGATTTTAGAGGTTTATCAAAAAAATCTTTTGATCATAATGGTAATTATAGTATCGGGATAAAAGAACAAATAATTTTTCCAGAAATTAATTTTGATAAAATAGATCACATTCGTGGATTAAATATAACGATAACAACTAATAATATTTCAATAAAAGAAAGTTATTCTTTATTTAAAGAATTTAAATTTCCATTTAGATCATAA
- the rplX gene encoding 50S ribosomal protein L24, producing the protein MIHKLRCNDEVIILTGKDKGKKGKIKYFIKKKLVIIKGINIVKKHSKPNPTVSHTGGILEKEAGIHISNVALFNKDTGKADRVKIKNNKGIKKRFFKSNDKNIK; encoded by the coding sequence ATGATACATAAATTACGTTGTAATGATGAAGTAATAATTTTAACAGGAAAAGATAAAGGAAAGAAAGGAAAAATTAAATATTTTATAAAAAAAAAATTGGTAATCATTAAAGGAATTAATATTGTTAAAAAACACAGTAAACCTAACCCTACAGTATCACATACAGGAGGTATTTTAGAGAAAGAAGCAGGAATTCATATTTCTAATGTTGCTCTTTTTAATAAAGATACAGGTAAAGCTGACCGTGTTAAAATTAAAAATAATAAAGGAATTAAAAAAAGATTTTTTAAATCTAATGATAAAAATATAAAATAA
- the rplN gene encoding 50S ribosomal protein L14: protein MIQEHTMLNIADNSGARSVMCIKVLGGSRRRYANIGDIIKVTVKDAIPRGKVKKGDVLKAVIVRTKKGIRRSDGSIIRFDHNSCVLLNDSNEQLIGTRIFGPITRELRHEKFMKIISLAPEVI from the coding sequence ATGATACAAGAACATACTATGCTAAATATAGCAGATAATTCTGGTGCTAGAAGTGTTATGTGTATAAAAGTCCTAGGAGGATCACGACGTCGTTATGCCAATATTGGAGATATAATTAAAGTTACTGTAAAGGATGCTATTCCTAGAGGAAAAGTTAAAAAAGGGGATGTATTAAAAGCAGTAATTGTTAGAACTAAAAAAGGGATAAGACGTTCCGATGGATCTATAATAAGATTTGACCATAATTCATGTGTATTATTAAACGATAGTAATGAACAATTAATAGGAACAAGAATTTTTGGTCCTATTACTAGAGAATTAAGGCATGAAAAATTTATGAAAATTATTTCATTAGCTCCTGAAGTTATTTAA
- the rpsQ gene encoding 30S ribosomal protein S17 codes for MQKKIKILKGKVISNKMQKSIIVNINRLIKHPIYGKYVNRTTKLHVHDEKNICNIGDFVEIKECRPLSKTKSWILVNIIKKSII; via the coding sequence ATGCAAAAAAAAATAAAAATTTTAAAAGGAAAAGTAATAAGTAATAAAATGCAAAAATCAATAATTGTAAATATTAATAGATTAATAAAACATCCTATATATGGGAAATATGTTAATCGTACAACAAAATTACATGTTCATGATGAAAAAAATATATGTAATATTGGTGATTTTGTTGAAATTAAAGAATGTCGCCCATTATCCAAAACTAAATCTTGGATTCTAGTTAATATAATAAAAAAATCAATAATTTAA
- the rpmC gene encoding 50S ribosomal protein L29: MKIHDIIKKNNKDLHNELLSLSREQFNLKIQLTSGNLKQTHLLKKSRRNIAKIKTILSQRKRKIIKLCKKK, encoded by the coding sequence ATGAAAATACATGATATTATAAAAAAAAATAATAAAGATTTACACAATGAATTATTAAGTTTATCTAGAGAACAATTTAATTTAAAAATACAATTAACATCAGGTAATTTAAAACAGACTCATTTACTTAAAAAATCTAGAAGAAATATTGCAAAAATAAAAACAATTTTATCACAAAGAAAAAGAAAGATTATAAAATTATGCAAAAAAAAATAA
- the rplP gene encoding 50S ribosomal protein L16 encodes MLQPKRTKFKKMHKGRNRGIIVGMNINFGIYAIKAINRGRITSKQIESARRAISHSMKRQGKIWIRIFPDKPITEKPLEVRMGKGKGNVEYWVALIQPGRILYEIDGVSEIIARKALKLGAAKLPIKTIFLIK; translated from the coding sequence ATGTTACAACCAAAACGTACAAAATTTAAAAAAATGCATAAAGGGAGAAATCGGGGTATTATTGTAGGAATGAATATTAATTTTGGAATCTATGCTATTAAAGCAATAAATAGAGGGAGAATTACTTCTAAACAAATAGAATCAGCAAGAAGAGCTATTAGTCATTCGATGAAAAGACAAGGAAAGATATGGATTAGAATTTTTCCAGATAAACCTATAACAGAAAAACCCTTAGAAGTTAGAATGGGAAAAGGAAAAGGAAATGTAGAATATTGGGTTGCTTTAATACAACCTGGTAGAATTTTATATGAAATAGATGGAGTTTCTGAAATAATAGCACGTAAAGCACTTAAATTAGGTGCCGCAAAATTACCAATTAAAACTATTTTTCTAATAAAGTAA
- the rpsC gene encoding 30S ribosomal protein S3, giving the protein MGQKTHPNGLRLGITKIWNSIWFANTKNYANYLYSDLQVRKFLNKKLIKASVSKITIERPSKSIRVNIHTARPGIVIGKKGEDVEKLRKIISKITGVPAQVNITEVRKPELEAKLVADIIASQLEKRIMFRRAMKRAVQNAMRLGAKGVKVEVSGRLGGAEIARKEWYREGRVPLHTLRADIDFSLSEANTTYGIIGVKVWIFKGEILKNNFKKKLIFTKPITHHPQSYRLQRNKGRK; this is encoded by the coding sequence ATGGGCCAAAAAACACATCCAAATGGATTAAGATTAGGAATTACAAAAATATGGAATTCTATTTGGTTTGCAAATACTAAAAATTATGCAAATTATTTATATAGTGATTTACAAGTAAGAAAATTTTTAAATAAAAAATTGATAAAAGCTTCTGTATCCAAGATAACTATTGAAAGACCATCAAAAAGTATTAGGGTTAATATACATACTGCACGTCCTGGTATTGTAATTGGTAAAAAAGGAGAAGATGTTGAAAAACTTAGAAAAATAATTTCTAAAATTACAGGTGTTCCTGCTCAAGTAAATATAACAGAAGTTAGAAAACCAGAATTAGAAGCAAAATTAGTAGCTGATATAATAGCATCACAATTAGAAAAAAGAATAATGTTTAGAAGAGCTATGAAAAGAGCAGTACAAAATGCTATGAGATTAGGTGCTAAAGGAGTTAAGGTAGAAGTAAGTGGTCGTTTAGGTGGAGCAGAAATTGCACGAAAAGAATGGTATAGAGAAGGTAGAGTCCCGTTACATACTTTAAGAGCAGATATTGATTTTAGTTTATCAGAAGCAAATACTACTTATGGGATAATAGGAGTAAAAGTTTGGATTTTTAAAGGAGAAATATTAAAAAATAATTTTAAAAAAAAATTAATCTTTACAAAACCTATTACACATCATCCTCAATCTTATAGATTGCAACGTAATAAAGGACGTAAATAA
- the rplV gene encoding 50S ribosomal protein L22: MEIIAKHKYAPSSAQKLRLVANIIRGNKISKALDILNFSNKKSAFLIKKVLNSAIANAEHNYGLDIDSLFVFKIFIDLGTNIKRIMPRAKGRSDRILKYTSHITIILSDNIIGEKN, from the coding sequence ATGGAAATTATTGCAAAACATAAATATGCCCCTTCATCTGCACAAAAATTAAGATTAGTAGCTAATATTATTAGGGGTAATAAAATTTCTAAAGCTTTAGATATTTTAAATTTTTCTAATAAAAAATCAGCTTTTTTAATTAAAAAAGTATTAAATTCAGCAATAGCTAATGCTGAACATAATTATGGATTAGATATTGATAGTCTATTTGTATTTAAAATTTTTATAGATTTAGGCACAAATATAAAACGTATTATGCCTCGTGCAAAAGGACGTTCAGATCGTATTTTAAAATATACGAGTCATATTACTATTATATTATCAGATAATATAATTGGAGAAAAAAATTAA
- the rpsS gene encoding 30S ribosomal protein S19, producing MPRSLKKGPFIDQHLLKKVEKSIKNKDKKPLRTWSRRSTIFPNMIGLTIAVHNGRQHIPIYILDEMVGHKLGEFAPTRTYRGHTADKKIKKTLKK from the coding sequence ATGCCACGGTCTTTAAAAAAAGGTCCTTTTATTGATCAACATTTATTAAAAAAAGTTGAAAAATCAATAAAAAATAAAGATAAAAAACCATTACGTACTTGGTCTAGACGTTCAACAATTTTCCCTAATATGATTGGATTAACTATTGCTGTACATAATGGAAGACAACATATTCCAATATATATATTAGATGAAATGGTTGGACATAAATTAGGAGAATTTGCACCAACACGTACATATAGAGGGCATACAGCAGATAAAAAAATTAAAAAAACTTTAAAAAAATAA
- the rplB gene encoding 50S ribosomal protein L2: MTIKKYKPTSPGRRHMIKVINHSLYKGKPLPSKIEKKNKSGGRNNNGRITTRHIGGGHKKLYRIIDFKRNKDNIPAIVERIEYDPNRSANIALVKYKDGVKKYILSPKNLKIGDIVESGKNVNIKIGNTLPLSNIPVGTILHNVEMKPGKGGQIARAAGTYVQLIAKEGSYITLRLKSGEIRKILSNCKATLGEIGNNEHMLKSFGKAGAKRWKGIRPTVRGTAMNPIDHPHGGGEGKNFGKHPVTPWGVQTKGKKTRKNKRTEKYIIKHRNK; this comes from the coding sequence ATGACAATAAAAAAATATAAACCGACTTCTCCTGGTAGACGTCATATGATTAAAGTTATTAATCATTCTTTATATAAAGGAAAACCTCTTCCTTCTAAAATAGAAAAAAAAAATAAATCAGGAGGGAGAAATAATAACGGTCGTATTACAACTCGTCATATTGGTGGGGGGCATAAAAAATTATATCGTATTATAGATTTTAAAAGAAATAAAGATAATATTCCTGCTATAGTAGAGCGTATTGAATATGATCCAAATCGTTCTGCTAATATTGCATTAGTTAAATATAAAGATGGAGTAAAAAAATATATTTTATCTCCTAAAAATCTTAAAATTGGTGATATTGTAGAATCAGGAAAAAATGTTAATATTAAAATCGGAAATACGTTACCTTTAAGTAATATCCCTGTTGGAACTATTTTACATAATGTTGAAATGAAACCAGGTAAAGGTGGACAAATAGCTAGAGCAGCTGGTACATATGTACAATTAATTGCAAAAGAAGGTTCATATATAACTTTAAGATTAAAATCAGGAGAAATTCGTAAAATTTTATCTAATTGTAAAGCTACATTAGGAGAAATTGGAAATAATGAACATATGTTAAAATCTTTTGGTAAAGCAGGAGCCAAAAGATGGAAAGGAATCAGACCTACAGTTAGAGGAACAGCAATGAATCCTATAGACCATCCTCATGGTGGAGGAGAAGGCAAGAATTTTGGTAAACATCCTGTGACTCCATGGGGAGTACAAACTAAGGGTAAAAAAACAAGAAAGAATAAAAGAACAGAAAAATATATTATTAAACATCGTAATAAATAA
- the rplW gene encoding 50S ribosomal protein L23, which translates to MIFKEYDFQIIKGPHISEKSSFVAEKTNTLIIKVLKKATKIDIKKAIKKIFNIKVKSVNTLIVKGKKKKNKKYNYQRNNWKKAYIILDKNQKIDFNVNKNL; encoded by the coding sequence ATGATTTTTAAAGAATATGATTTTCAAATCATAAAAGGACCACATATTTCTGAAAAATCTTCCTTTGTTGCAGAAAAAACAAATACTTTAATTATAAAAGTTTTAAAAAAAGCAACAAAAATAGATATTAAAAAAGCAATAAAAAAAATTTTTAATATAAAAGTTAAAAGTGTTAATACTTTAATTGTGAAAGGTAAAAAAAAAAAAAATAAAAAATATAATTATCAACGTAATAATTGGAAAAAAGCATATATAATTTTAGACAAAAATCAAAAAATTGATTTTAATGTAAATAAAAATTTATAA
- the rplD gene encoding 50S ribosomal protein L4, with translation MEIITEDTKDIVIVSDIIFNRNYNKSLIHQLIESYRTIGRQGTKAQKTRGEVKGSGKKPWKQKGTGKARAGSFKSPIWRSGGITFAAKNKIYNKKINKKMFRNALKSIFSKLIKEKRLILVKEFTISKPKTKILIEKLKKYLSTKIMIITTFIDQNLFLASRNLYNVKIKNSININPIYLINANKTIITVNAIKHIEEILK, from the coding sequence ATGGAAATTATAACAGAAGATACTAAAGATATAGTTATAGTTTCAGATATTATTTTTAATAGGAATTATAACAAATCATTAATACATCAATTAATAGAATCCTATAGAACAATAGGTAGACAGGGGACTAAAGCTCAAAAAACAAGAGGAGAAGTAAAAGGATCGGGTAAAAAACCATGGAAACAAAAAGGTACAGGAAAAGCTAGAGCAGGGTCTTTTAAAAGCCCTATTTGGCGTTCTGGAGGTATTACCTTTGCTGCAAAAAATAAAATATATAATAAAAAAATTAATAAAAAAATGTTTCGTAATGCATTAAAAAGTATTTTTTCAAAATTAATTAAAGAAAAAAGATTAATTTTAGTAAAAGAATTTACTATAAGTAAACCAAAAACTAAAATATTAATTGAAAAATTAAAAAAATATTTATCAACCAAAATAATGATTATTACAACATTTATTGATCAAAATTTATTTTTAGCATCCCGGAATTTATATAATGTAAAAATTAAAAATTCTATTAATATAAATCCTATTTATTTAATAAATGCTAATAAGACCATTATAACTGTTAATGCTATTAAACATATAGAAGAGATATTAAAATGA
- the rplC gene encoding 50S ribosomal protein L3: MIGLIGKKMGMTRFFTEEGLSIPITVIHFETIRITQIKTILNDGYNAIQMTTGFKKTSRMNKAEIGHFAKAKTKAGYILWEYRFKQHNPKKFYVGQKIDINIFKQIIKVDITGISKGKGFSGTVKRWNFKTQDASHGNSLSHRVPGSIGQNQTPGKVFKGKKMAGQLGNKKITIQNLDIIKLDTIKNLLLIKGAVPGYTGSNVIVKPAIKNLI, encoded by the coding sequence ATGATTGGATTAATAGGTAAAAAAATGGGTATGACTAGATTTTTTACTGAAGAAGGTTTATCCATACCAATAACTGTTATACATTTTGAAACAATTCGTATTACACAAATTAAAACAATTTTAAATGATGGATATAATGCAATTCAAATGACTACAGGATTTAAAAAAACAAGTCGTATGAATAAAGCTGAAATAGGACATTTTGCAAAAGCAAAAACAAAAGCAGGATATATTTTATGGGAATATCGTTTTAAACAACATAATCCTAAAAAATTTTATGTAGGACAAAAAATAGATATTAATATTTTCAAACAAATAATAAAAGTAGATATTACAGGCATATCTAAAGGAAAAGGATTTTCAGGAACTGTAAAAAGATGGAATTTTAAAACTCAAGATGCTAGTCATGGGAACTCACTTTCACATAGGGTTCCAGGTTCTATTGGACAAAATCAAACTCCTGGAAAAGTATTTAAAGGAAAAAAAATGGCTGGACAATTAGGTAATAAAAAAATTACTATTCAAAATTTAGATATTATAAAATTAGATACTATAAAAAATTTACTACTTATAAAAGGAGCGGTTCCTGGATATACTGGAAGTAATGTTATTGTTAAACCAGCAATAAAAAATTTAATTTAA
- the rpsJ gene encoding 30S ribosomal protein S10 — protein MQKNQRIRIRLKAFDHRLIDQSTAEIVETAKRTGAQVRGPIPLPTRKEKFTILISPHVDKDARDQYEIRTHKRLVDIIEPTEKTVDALMRLDLAAGVDVQISLG, from the coding sequence ATGCAGAAGAACCAAAGAATCCGTATTCGTCTAAAAGCTTTTGATCATCGCTTGATTGATCAATCAACAGCTGAAATTGTTGAAACAGCTAAACGTACTGGAGCTCAAGTTCGTGGCCCAATACCTTTACCGACTCGCAAAGAAAAGTTTACAATCTTAATTTCACCTCATGTTGATAAAGATGCAAGAGATCAATATGAAATTAGAACTCATAAACGTTTAGTTGATATTATAGAACCTACAGAAAAAACTGTAGATGCATTAATGAGATTAGATTTAGCAGCAGGAGTTGATGTACAAATAAGTTTAGGTTAA